One segment of Amycolatopsis alba DSM 44262 DNA contains the following:
- a CDS encoding glycoside hydrolase family 3 protein: MTTRTAHARHRRIHALALPLAGLLTLAVAGVPATAQPVTADAEAQRALRGLTLEQKVGQLFVTWVNGKSADEVNAKNKADFGVDTPAQVIEKYHLGGVIYFNNDSRDNFDDPVQVAKLSNGLQRAAIRSGAHIPLQIATDQEGGTVTRMGAPATELPNAMAISAGRDTKAAQEAARILGHELRAVGINQDFAPDADVNSNPANPVIGVRSFSGRPDLASQFVGAQVKGFQNSGRRSETVSAAAKHFPGHGDAATDSHLELPRIDRSEASWRETDVPPFKAAISAGIDSIMSAHIQFPSLDPSGEPATLSKPILTGKLREELGYRGVAITDSLEMDAVRAMHTDAEIPVLALKAGIDQLLMPVHLEVAINSVLEAVRKGELTERRIDESVLRVLKLKLNRGILTSPFVDPAKVMSKVGTPANLATAQGIADRSVTAIRNDGGVLPLAQQPAKTLVTGWGVSTTTALASKLTAHGTQATALQTGQTPTDAQIAQAVAAAKNADLVVVLTNNVGTYPLQGKLLQALADTGKPVVAVAAQIPYDAGYENPIKTWLATYGYITPSLEALAKVILGKVKPQGKLPVDIPAGKDVGTVKYPFGHGLTW, encoded by the coding sequence GTGACGACCCGAACCGCGCACGCCCGTCATCGGAGGATCCATGCGCTCGCCCTGCCCCTCGCGGGTCTGCTCACCCTCGCCGTCGCGGGCGTCCCGGCGACCGCGCAGCCGGTGACAGCGGACGCGGAGGCGCAGCGGGCGCTGCGCGGGCTCACCCTGGAACAGAAGGTCGGCCAGCTGTTCGTCACGTGGGTGAACGGGAAGTCCGCCGACGAGGTCAACGCCAAGAACAAGGCCGACTTCGGAGTGGACACTCCCGCGCAGGTGATCGAGAAGTACCACTTGGGCGGCGTCATCTACTTCAACAACGACAGCCGCGACAACTTCGACGACCCGGTGCAGGTCGCCAAGCTGTCGAACGGGCTCCAGCGGGCCGCGATCCGCAGCGGCGCCCACATCCCGTTGCAGATCGCGACCGATCAGGAAGGCGGCACGGTCACCCGCATGGGTGCCCCCGCCACCGAACTGCCGAACGCGATGGCGATCTCGGCGGGCCGCGACACCAAGGCCGCCCAGGAGGCCGCGCGGATCCTCGGGCACGAACTGCGCGCCGTCGGCATCAATCAGGACTTCGCCCCCGACGCCGACGTGAACTCGAACCCGGCGAACCCGGTGATCGGCGTCCGTTCCTTCTCCGGCCGCCCGGATCTGGCGAGCCAGTTCGTCGGGGCACAGGTCAAGGGCTTCCAAAACTCCGGACGGCGCTCCGAAACGGTGTCCGCCGCCGCGAAGCACTTCCCCGGCCACGGCGACGCGGCCACGGACAGTCACCTCGAACTGCCCCGGATCGACCGGAGCGAAGCCAGCTGGCGCGAGACCGACGTCCCGCCGTTCAAGGCCGCCATCAGCGCGGGCATCGACTCGATCATGAGCGCGCACATCCAGTTCCCCAGCCTCGACCCGTCGGGCGAGCCCGCGACGCTGTCGAAGCCGATCCTCACCGGCAAGCTGCGCGAAGAACTGGGCTACCGCGGCGTCGCGATCACGGACTCGCTCGAGATGGACGCGGTGCGCGCGATGCACACCGACGCGGAGATCCCGGTACTCGCGCTCAAGGCCGGCATCGATCAGCTGCTCATGCCGGTGCATCTCGAAGTCGCGATCAATTCGGTGCTCGAAGCGGTCCGCAAGGGTGAGCTGACCGAACGGCGGATCGACGAGAGTGTCCTGCGGGTGCTCAAGCTCAAGCTGAACCGGGGCATCCTGACCTCGCCGTTCGTCGACCCGGCGAAGGTGATGTCGAAGGTCGGCACCCCGGCCAACCTCGCGACCGCGCAGGGCATCGCCGACCGGTCGGTCACCGCGATCCGCAACGACGGCGGCGTCCTGCCGCTCGCACAGCAGCCCGCGAAGACCCTCGTGACCGGCTGGGGCGTCAGCACGACGACCGCGCTGGCCTCGAAACTCACCGCGCACGGAACGCAGGCGACCGCGCTGCAGACCGGCCAGACCCCGACCGACGCGCAGATCGCGCAGGCCGTCGCGGCGGCGAAGAACGCCGACCTTGTCGTCGTGCTGACCAACAACGTCGGCACGTATCCGTTGCAGGGCAAGCTGTTGCAGGCGCTGGCCGACACCGGGAAGCCCGTGGTCGCGGTCGCCGCCCAGATCCCCTACGACGCCGGCTACGAGAACCCGATCAAGACGTGGCTCGCGACGTACGGCTACATCACGCCTTCGCTCGAAGCGCTGGCGAAGGTGATCCTCGGGAAGGTGAAGCCGCAGGGCAAGCTCCCGGTGGACATCCCCGCCGGCAAGGACGTGGGCACGGTGAAGTACCCGTTCGGCCACGGGCTGACCTGGTGA